The Oncorhynchus tshawytscha isolate Ot180627B linkage group LG30, Otsh_v2.0, whole genome shotgun sequence genome includes a region encoding these proteins:
- the emsy gene encoding BRCA2-interacting transcriptional repressor EMSY isoform X1: MQLMIQQEKPQLACTMPVVWPTLLDLGRDECKRILRKLELEAYAGVISALRAQGDLTKDKKDLLGELTKVLSISTERHRAEVRRAVNDERLTTIAYHMSGPNSSSEWSIEGRRLVPLMPRLVPQTAFTVTANAVASATANQNASLLLPAETGNKEVVVCYSYTSTTSTSATAPSGSAAAMVKSPRPASPASNMVVLPSGSTVYVKSVSCSDEDEKPRKRRRTNSSSSSPVVLKEVAKVTPPMSKTITVPVSGSPKMSNIMQSIANSLPPHMSPVKITFTKPTTQTTNTTTQKVIIVTTSPSSNFVPNILSKSHSHNYAAAMSKLVSTSMLTSANQKQTVLIPASSSPSSAPNTVAVTTMVSSSPSVVMSTIAQGGSSTGMKVASARLPSPKTMVGSPTQILAQFPKQHQQSPKQLQQGSPMGAGVMGQAQSSTTLPGSKPTIQIKQESGVKIITQQMQPSKILPKPSSVGMSSSSSSPIMVVSSNGAIMTTKLVSQPTGTQATYSRPTVSPSIGARMATSTSGATYVKTTSGSIITVVPKSLATLGGKIISSNIVSGTTTKITTIPMTSKPNVIVVQKATGKATTIQGLPGKNVVTTLLNAGGEKTLQGVPGSKPAIITASRPITKMIVTQPKGMGSGVQPNTTTKIIPTKIVYGQQGKTQVLIKPKPIFQTAVLSEQTRQLVSETLQQASRVADAQEGALKDESGGIAEGSFQPADGSISSSHDSQPVVHIISSRGQEWAEQHEVSVESGPTIIYQDVSTGNVTQSATSTIKALLELQQTTVKDKGEAKPRQHTIDLSQMAVPFQMAQDKKQQDPVSPGTSTVETEPSTEYITAVKASRAGPSSGGDMVMSASQQLTASSQSTGHTPMVVKSIPTSSAVTVTRIVQLASEGQLIHSKQAEEMVMEEGELEGDTLDPQTGLFYRSIQLAAAPAPQHHTLPQPQSQSHSEPQSEQGRHMPHSTQPMPHHTQPPQLHSKPQMSQPSSTLVKKPPQLQEQYQPKPQAPGQSLKERPSSASGSPQLVGLGTPTKPPSLTPQLPKLQQAPTSHHRPIHTQLSQPPPLQAHHPVGADKTPSTSLPPIITQGASITKITFGGSSSHQSPPVSSSGEATAKLVPAEPSSSGPSGGEKPSVSDILKISMMEAEIDPSAEPMVVDSSSDCSPYGKGVGAGGDLGVLGGSGPVISSSGASLHHSSHSKPQHSQFSRIQGLVAKGKEDLDVIEVIPRYSIMPDSSQSNVVVEPSGFLEISNYTSQRLDEESVMEQEVDSSNDEATTVSPMEGCADQSQ, from the exons TTGATGATTCAGCAGGAGAAACCGCAGCTGGCCTGCACCATGCCTGTGGTGTGGCCTACTCTCCTTGACTTGGGCAGGGATGAGTGTAAGAGAATCCTCCGTAAACTtg AGCTGGAGGCGTATGCCGGTGTTATCAGTGCTTTGCGAGCCCAAGGCGATCTCACCAAGGATAAGAAGGATCTCCTTGGAGAACTCACTAAAGTCCTCAG CATTTCAACAGAGCGTCATCGTGCAGAGGTCCGTAGGGCAGTCAATGATGAGCGCCTTACCACCATTGCCTATCA CATGTCAGGTCCCAACAGCTCCTCAGAGTGGTCCATCGAGGGGCGTCGGCTGGTCCCGCTGATGCCCAGACTGGTCCCCCAGACCGCCTTCACTGTGACGGCCAACGCAGTGGCCAGCGCCACAGCCAATCAGAACGCTTCGCTTCTGCTGCCTGCCGAAACAGGAAATAAAGAAG TGGTTGTTTGCTACTCCTACACAAGCACCACGTCCACCAGTGCCACGGCGCCCAGCGGCAGTGCAGCAGCCATGGTGAAATCCCCCCGTCCGGCCAGCCCCGCCTCAAACATGGTGGTGCTGCCCAGCGGGAGCACCGTCTATGTGAAAA GCGTGAGCTGCTCGGATGAGGATGAGAAGCCACGTAAGCGTAGGCGGACTAACTCCTCAAGCTCCTCCCCTGTGGTGCTGAAGGAAGTGGCCAAGGTGACCCCGCCCATGTCCAAGACCATCACTGTGCCGGTGAGCGGCAGCCCCAAGATGAGCAACATCATGCAGAGCATCGCCAACTCCCTGCCACCGCACATGTCCCCCGTCAAGATCACCTTTACAAAACCCACCACCCagaccactaacaccaccacacaGAAG GTGATCATTGTGACGACCTCTCCAAGCTCCAACTTCGTTCCCAACATCCTGTCCAAGTCTCACTCACACAACTACGCGGCGGCCATGTCCAAGTTGGTGTCCACCTCCATGCTGACCTCGGCCAACCAGAAGCAGACAGTGTTAATCCCGGCCAGCTCCAGTCCCTCCTCAGCCCCAAACACAGTCGCTGTGACCACCATGGTTTCTTCCAGCCCGTCTGTGGTCATGTCGACAATAGCGCAGG GTGGCTCGTCGACGGGCATGAAAGTGGCCTCCGCCAGGCTCCCCTCTCCTAAGACCATGGTGGGCTCTCCAACCCAGATTCTGGCCCAGTTCCCCAAGCAGCACCAGCAGTCACCCAAGCAGCTGCAGCAGGGCTCCCCCATGGGGGCCGGCGTCATGGGCCAGGCCCAGTCTTCTACCACTCTCCCCGGCTCCAAACCCACCATCCAGATTAAGCAGGAGTCAG GTGTCAAAATCATCACCCAGCAGATGCAGCCCAGTAAGATCCTGCCCAAGCCCTCCTCTGTAGGCATGTCCAGCAGCAGTTCCTCCCCCATCATGGTTGTCAGTAGCAACGGGGCCATCATGACCACCAAGTTGGTGTCCCAGCCCACAG GCACCCAGGCCACATACTCAAGGCCCACTGTGAGTCCCTCCATTGGAGCCAGGATGGCGACGTCAACCAGTGGTGCCACCTACGTCAAGACCACCAGCGGCAGCATCATCACGGTGGTCCCCAAGTCTCTAGCCACACTAGGCGGCAAGATCATCAGCAGCAACATTGTGTCTG GTACAACAACTAAGATAACTACCATTCCTATGACGTCCAAGCCCAATGTTATTGTGGTGCAAAAGGCCACTGGCAAAGCAACGACCATCCAGGGCCTGCCTGGCAAGAATGTGGTCACCACACTGTTGAATGCAGGG GGCGAAAAGACCCTGCAGGGTGTGCCGGGGTCCAAGCCAGCCATCATCACAGCCTCCAGACCCATCACCAAGATGATCGTGACCCAGCCGAAAGGCATGGGCTCAGGGGTGCagcccaacaccaccaccaagaTCATCCCCACCAAAATAGTGTACGGCCAGCAGGGCAAGACCCAG GTGCTGATCAAGCCCAAGCCCATCTTCCAGACTGCAGTGTTGAGCGAGCAGACCAGGCAGCTGGTGAGCGAAACACTGCAGCAGGCGTCCAGGGTGGCTGACGCACAGGAGGGGGCACTGAAGGATGAGTCAGGTGGCATCGCCGAGGGCAGCTTTCAGCCCGCCGATGGCTCCATCAGCAGCAGTCACG ACTCCCAGCCCGTAGTGCACATCATCTCCTCCAGAGGGCAGGAGTGGGCTGAGCAGCATGAAGTGTCGGTGGAATCCGGCCCCACCATCATCTACCAGGACGTGTCTACGGGGAACGTGACCCAGTCGGCCACCTCAACCATTAAGGCCCTGCTGGAGCTGCAGCAAACCACAG TGAAGGACAAGGGTGAGGCGAAGCCCAGGCAGCACACCATAGACCTGAGCCAGATGGCTGTGCCCTTTCAGATGGCCCAGGACAAGAAGCAGCAGGATCCAGTCTCCCCTGGGACATCCACTGTAGAGACTGAACCGTCCACTGAATACATCACTGCAG TTAAAGCCAGCCGGGCCGGACCATCCTCTGGAGGCGACATGGTCATGTCCGCTAGCCAGCAACTGACGGCGTCCTCACAGAGCACAGGTCACACCCCCATGGTGGTCAAGTCCATCCCAACTTCCTCTGCGGTCACCGTCACACGCATTGTCCAACTG GCGTCGGAGGGCCAGCTTATCCACAGTAAGCAGGCGGAGGAGATGGTGATGGAGGAGGGTGAACTAGAAGGGGACACCCTGGACCCCCAGACAGGCCTGTTCTACCGTTCCATCCAACTCGCGGCAGCCCCTGCCCCTCAGCACCACACACTCCCCCAACCCCAAAGCCAGTCACACTCTGAGCCCCAGTCGGAGCAGGGCAGACACATGCCCCACTCCACCCAGCCCATGCCCCACCACACCCAGCCCCCACAGCTACACAGCAAGCCCCAGATGAGCCAGCCTTCCTCCACCTTGGTGAAGAAGCCACCCCAGCTCCAAGAGCAGTACCAGCCCAAGCCCCAGGCTCCAGGGCAGAGCCTGAAGGAGAGGCCCTCCTCTGCCTCGGGATCCCCCCAGCTGGTGGGCCTGGGCACCCCTACAAAGccaccctccctcaccccccaGCTCCCCAAGCTGCAGCAGGCACCCACCTCCCACCACAGGCCCATCCACACACAGCTGTCCCAGCCGCCACCCCTGCAGGCCCACCACCCGGTGGGTGCAGACAAGACCCCTTCCACAAGCCTG CCACCAATCATCACCCAGGGCGCCAGCATCACCAAGATCACCTTCGGCGGTAGCAGCAGCCACCAGTCCCCGCCCGTGTCCAGCAGTGGCGAGGCCACAGCAAAGCTGGTCCCCGCCGAGCCCAGCAGCTCGGGCCCGTCCGGCGGCGAGAAGCCCTCCGTTTCGGACATCCTCAAGATTTCCATGATGGAAGCGGAGATCGACCCTAGCGCCGAGCCAATGGTGGTGGACTCGTCCAGCGACTGCAGCCCCTACGGGAAGGGTGTGGGGGCAGGGGGAGATTtaggtgtgttggggggctcAGGCCCGGTCATCAGCAGCTCGGGGGCCTCCCTGCACCACTCATCCCACTCCAAGCCCCAGCACAGCCAGTTTAGCCGCATCCAGGGCCTAGTGGCCAAGGGCAAAGAAGACCTGGACGTCATTGAG GTGATCCCTCGGTACTCTATCATGCCAGACTCCAGCCAGTCCAACGTGGTGGTGGAGCCCAGTGGCTTCCTGGAGATCAGCAACTACACCAGCCAGCGGCTGGACGAGGAGAGTGTCATGGAGCAAGAGGTGGACAGCAGCAATGACGAGGCCACCACTGTCAGCCCCATGGAGGGCTGTGCCGACCAGTCCCAGTGA